Proteins encoded within one genomic window of Streptomyces kaniharaensis:
- a CDS encoding SDR family oxidoreductase, with protein sequence MSEQKVAVVTGASSGIGAATARRLAAEGFDVVLTARRTERIEVLAKEIGGRAYTLDVTDRAAVDAFAAEVGRVDVLVNNAGGAIGADSVEHGDPADWLAMYEVNVLGVLHMTQALLPALRATGDGTVLVLSSTAALAAYEGGGGYVAAKHAAHTIAATLRLELCGEPIRVIEIAPGMVKSEGFALTRFRGDEEKAAAVYTGVAEPLTSEDIADTVAWTVTRPSHVNIDLLVVRPRAQAANHKVHRA encoded by the coding sequence ATGAGCGAGCAGAAGGTGGCCGTGGTCACCGGTGCCAGCAGCGGGATCGGCGCGGCGACCGCCCGCCGGCTGGCCGCCGAGGGCTTCGACGTGGTGCTGACCGCCCGGCGGACCGAGCGGATCGAGGTGCTGGCCAAGGAGATCGGCGGCCGGGCGTACACCCTGGACGTCACCGACCGGGCGGCCGTGGACGCCTTCGCCGCCGAGGTTGGCCGGGTGGACGTCCTCGTCAACAACGCCGGCGGGGCGATCGGCGCCGACTCCGTGGAGCACGGCGACCCGGCCGACTGGCTGGCCATGTACGAGGTGAACGTGCTCGGCGTGCTGCACATGACGCAGGCACTGCTGCCCGCCCTGCGCGCCACCGGCGACGGCACCGTGCTGGTGCTCTCCTCGACCGCCGCGCTGGCCGCCTACGAGGGCGGCGGCGGGTACGTCGCGGCCAAGCACGCCGCGCACACCATCGCGGCGACGCTGCGGCTGGAGCTGTGCGGGGAGCCGATCCGGGTGATCGAGATCGCCCCCGGCATGGTGAAGTCCGAGGGGTTCGCACTCACCCGCTTCCGCGGCGACGAGGAGAAGGCGGCGGCCGTGTACACGGGCGTGGCCGAGCCGCTGACCTCGGAGGACATCGCCGACACCGTCGCCTGGACGGTCACCCGGCCGTCCCACGTGAACATCGACCTGCTGGTGGTCCGCCCGCGCGCCCAGGCCGCCAACCACAAGGTCCATCGCGCCTGA